Genomic DNA from Terriglobus sp. RCC_193:
TCGTGCATGTTCCTGCCGATGCCGTGTCCCACAAAATCGCGGACCACGCCGTAACCTTCGGCTTCGCACATCTCCTGCACTGCGGCGCCAATATCACCAACTGTGCCACCGACGCGTACTTCCTGAATCGCCTGCTCAAGCGACGCCTTCGTCACATCCAGCAGCTTGCGTGTCTCCTGGCTGATTCGGCCCACGGGATAGGTGCCCGCCGCGTCCGAGTAATACCCTTCCAGAATCACGCCGCAGTCCACCGACACAATGTCGCCTTCCTGCAGAACCTTCTTCTCCGAGGGGATACCGTGGATCACCTCGCTGTTCACCGAAGTGCACAGGCAGCAGGGGTAATCGTTGTACCCCTTAAATGCCGGCTTACCACCCAGCTCACGAATCTTCGCCTCGGCAACGCGCTCCAGGTCCATGGTGGTAGCACCCGGCTTCACTGCCGCTTCCACTGCCATGTGGACCTGACGCAGGATGCGTCCGCTTGCACGCATCTTCTCGATTTCCTGCGGTGTTTTAATCGCGATCGCCATCGGTACTGCTTACATGCCCTCGCGCCGCAGACGCTTCAGCGCCGCGACGATTCGTTCCGTTACCACTTCCACTGGCTGCTCGCCATCCACGACCTCAAACCGGCCCCGGGCGCGATAATGCTCGATCACCGGCGCAGTCAGATCCGCAAACTGCCGCATCCGCTCCGCAAAAACCTCTTCGGTGTCATCCGGGCGCTGTACCAGCGGCTGACCATCCACATCATCAACTCCCTCCACTTGCGGAGGATTGGTGTAGATGT
This window encodes:
- the map gene encoding type I methionyl aminopeptidase translates to MAIAIKTPQEIEKMRASGRILRQVHMAVEAAVKPGATTMDLERVAEAKIRELGGKPAFKGYNDYPCCLCTSVNSEVIHGIPSEKKVLQEGDIVSVDCGVILEGYYSDAAGTYPVGRISQETRKLLDVTKASLEQAIQEVRVGGTVGDIGAAVQEMCEAEGYGVVRDFVGHGIGRNMHEDPQVPNYGTRGKGTKLKAGMVLAIEPMINAGTADVKVLKDGWTAVTTDGSMSAHFEHTVAVTKDGPVVLTQ